A window of Fervidobacterium sp. genomic DNA:
TAGAACTGGTGTTGTTACTGATATTGTATTTGGCAGTGAAAGCGGTGATATAGAATTTTTGAAGAAAGTAGCGCACCTTTTAACATTTCAAACTCCAGAGTTCAAACTTGAACTGAAAAGGAATCTTAAGCTAGGATATTCTTATCCAAATGCAAGAAAGTATGCCCTTATGAGTTCTTTAAGCAATGATGTTGAGAAGTTGTCTAAGTCAAACGATATCCTCGGCATAGAATATTTAAAAGCGCTTATAAAATACGATAGTAATATTCGACCACATGTTATAAAAAGAGTAGGGGCAGATTATAATGACGAAACGTTTAAAGGGAAATTTTCTTCAGCAAGCGCTATACGCAGAGCAATAAAATTTAATGAATTTGAATTGGCAAAGGAAGCTCTTCCACAAGCAACTTATGAGATCTTGAATCGCGAATTTTCAGATGGAAAAGGTCCTGTTTTTTGGGAAAATCTGGATTTTTTGATTCCAATGTTTAGAAAAATGAAAAGAGATGATTTTGAAAGGATTTACAGCTTCAATGAGGGGCTTGATTTAAGATTTTTCGAATCTGCCAGAATTTGCGGGGATGTTCAATGCTTGGTTGAAAATGTAAAGGCTAAAAGATTTACTTATTCACGTATCAGACGAGCTATGTTGCATGTGTTGTTTGAAATGGACAAAAATAATACAGAGCTAAGTAATGAAAAAGGACCGCAATACCTTAGACTCTTAGGGTTCACAGAAAAGGGTAGGAATTTGTTGAAAACTATCAAAAAGAACGCCTCTATTCCAGTAATTTCGACAGCCTCGCTTTACAAGAATGTACTTCAACAAGTCAAAAAGAAGATGGAGGAAGGAAAAGGTAATTTTAATATCGATGAGAATCTTTATCTATGGCAGTTTGAGAGAGATTTGCTTGCAAGTGATCTCTATACATTCCTTTATCCAAATAAGGAACATAGAAAATGTGGTATGGACTACAGTCAGCAGGTGGTAACTTTGTGAACAAAATACTTATTGTACCTACTGAAAAAGAGACAAATTTAGAAGGATATTTTTATATACCAGATTATGATGTACTACCATATGAAAATTTGAGACCTTCTTGGTATGTGCGTTCAAGACGTATATACGCACTGTATCTTGCATCTCAAGGTAAGTTAAACGGCATATCAACACTTCGTGCGTTACTACATTATGTAATGAAGCCAGAGGAAATTAAAAAGCATACATATATTTTAAAGCCAGGTGATGAATTACGCTCACCTGATCAGTTGTTTACAATGCTTGGTTATGAACGCGTATTCAACGTAAGAGAAGGTGGTACGTTTTCAATACGTGGTGAAATAATAGATTACCTTGGACCTGACAATGTTCCTGTGAGGATTGAATTGTATGATAATCTAATTGATGAAATAAAAAGATTCGACTTAAAAACCCAAAGAAGTCAAGAATTATTAGAATATGCTTTGTTATTACCAGCGAGAGAATTTGTTATAGAAATGTCAGAACAAACATTTTTTGAAAACATGGAAGAACAACTTACCGGAAAGTATGTAGACGGTACATTTTTAGATTACGATATCGAGCTGCAAATTTATAATAAAAAGTCTGTTTTGGAGCATTTTATTTCATTTGAAAGAGAGATTAGAAGTTCTTTGCAAAATAGCGAGTTAAAAGAATTGTATCGAAAATATGGAATAATAGATTACGAAGAGTTTGTTTCTAAAGCCAAAGAAGTAGTAGTTAGTTTTCCAGAGAAAGTTGAATATGAACACAAGATGGAAGAATACGTTCCATCCGCTCCTGTTATCTCTGAGGAAGAACTACAAGTTGGAGACATTGTCGTGCACAAGAAATATGGTATAGCAAGGTTCTCGGAAATAAGGAAAGTGGAAACTGCGCAAGGTCAAAGAGAGTTTCTTGTTTTAAACTTTGCCGATTCAACATTGTATGTACCTATTGAAAGAATTGATCTCATTGATAAGTACATAGGTGACGACATTAATGTAAAGCTTGATTCTTTGAAAAAAGGTACCTGGAATCGAAAAGTTTCAAAAGTAAAAAGAAACATCCAGCAGATTGTTCGGGATATGGTTCTAATACACCACATCCGAAATTCAACAAAAGGTATCATTTTACCAGGTGATGCTGAATTGGAAGCAGAGTTTTCGAAAACTTTCCCTTTCATCGAAACGGAAGATCAAACAAAAGCTATTCAGGAAGTTCTTGAGGATTTGGCAAGCGAAAGACCTATGGATAGATTACTTGTTGGAGATGCCGGATATGGGAAGACAGAAGTTGCTATAAGGGCTATTTTCCGGACTATTGTATCTGGAAAACAAGCAGTGCTTTTAACCCCAACTACCGTGCTTGCTAGGCAACATTTCGAGAATATATCAGAAAGATTTAAACCATTTGGAATAAGAGTTGCTTTGCTTGATAGGTTTGTAACAAAAAAGGAGAGGGAAGAAATAATTAAAGGCGTGAAAAATGGTAGTATCGATTTGTTAATTGGAACTCACAGTGTGTTAAACAATTTAGTATTTTCCGATCTTGGGCTTGTTGTTATTGACGAAGAACAAAAGTTTGGCGTTGAACAAAAGGAAAAGTTCAAGAAGTTTAGAGTGAATGTAAATGTCCTCTCAATGAGCGCTACTCCTATACCAAGAACATTACACATGGCACTTTCGGAGTTAAAAGAATTCTCAGAATTGAAAGTCCCTCCATTTGGTAGAAAAGAAACACAAGTACATATTGGTCCTTTTGATGAGCGTATTATGAAAATGGCAATACTTAGAGAACTTAGTAGAGGTGGACAGGTAATTTATGTACATAATCGTGTCGACAGTATATACGATGTATATAATAAGTTAAAACAACTACTGCCGGATGTATCTATTGTTGTGGGGCATGGTCAGCAATCAAAAAGCGAGTTGAAGAAATCGGTAGATCTGTTTTTCCACGGTAAAGCTGATGTGTTATTGTGTACTACTATTGTGGAAAATGGAGTAGATGTTCCAAACGCGAATACGATAATTGTTGATGATGCGCATAGATATGGGCTTGCACAACTTTATCAATTAAGAGGAAGAGTAGGAAGAAGCGATAAACTTGCTTTTGCTTATTTCTTTCATCCAAGAAATGTGAACAGCAAAGTGCTTGAACGACTTTATGCCATAAAGTCGTACGTTGGTCCCGGTAGTGGTTTGAAGATAGCCATGAAAGACATGGAAATCAGAGGTATAGGTGCTATATTTGGTTTGGAGCAGCATGGTTATATAAACGATGTTGGTCTTACTTATTATTTGGAACTCCTAAACGAAGCAATACTCGAAAGCAAAGGACAGGTAGTGAATAGAATAGATAC
This region includes:
- a CDS encoding nucleotidyltransferase; this encodes MKVLGIIVEYNPFHFGHLYHLNEAKRLVEPDYTIAVMSGNFCQRGEPAIINKFARAEIALRNGVDIVFELPTVYAIQDAGGFAIGSVGILHRTGVVTDIVFGSESGDIEFLKKVAHLLTFQTPEFKLELKRNLKLGYSYPNARKYALMSSLSNDVEKLSKSNDILGIEYLKALIKYDSNIRPHVIKRVGADYNDETFKGKFSSASAIRRAIKFNEFELAKEALPQATYEILNREFSDGKGPVFWENLDFLIPMFRKMKRDDFERIYSFNEGLDLRFFESARICGDVQCLVENVKAKRFTYSRIRRAMLHVLFEMDKNNTELSNEKGPQYLRLLGFTEKGRNLLKTIKKNASIPVISTASLYKNVLQQVKKKMEEGKGNFNIDENLYLWQFERDLLASDLYTFLYPNKEHRKCGMDYSQQVVTL
- a CDS encoding helicase-related protein; the encoded protein is MNKILIVPTEKETNLEGYFYIPDYDVLPYENLRPSWYVRSRRIYALYLASQGKLNGISTLRALLHYVMKPEEIKKHTYILKPGDELRSPDQLFTMLGYERVFNVREGGTFSIRGEIIDYLGPDNVPVRIELYDNLIDEIKRFDLKTQRSQELLEYALLLPAREFVIEMSEQTFFENMEEQLTGKYVDGTFLDYDIELQIYNKKSVLEHFISFEREIRSSLQNSELKELYRKYGIIDYEEFVSKAKEVVVSFPEKVEYEHKMEEYVPSAPVISEEELQVGDIVVHKKYGIARFSEIRKVETAQGQREFLVLNFADSTLYVPIERIDLIDKYIGDDINVKLDSLKKGTWNRKVSKVKRNIQQIVRDMVLIHHIRNSTKGIILPGDAELEAEFSKTFPFIETEDQTKAIQEVLEDLASERPMDRLLVGDAGYGKTEVAIRAIFRTIVSGKQAVLLTPTTVLARQHFENISERFKPFGIRVALLDRFVTKKEREEIIKGVKNGSIDLLIGTHSVLNNLVFSDLGLVVIDEEQKFGVEQKEKFKKFRVNVNVLSMSATPIPRTLHMALSELKEFSELKVPPFGRKETQVHIGPFDERIMKMAILRELSRGGQVIYVHNRVDSIYDVYNKLKQLLPDVSIVVGHGQQSKSELKKSVDLFFHGKADVLLCTTIVENGVDVPNANTIIVDDAHRYGLAQLYQLRGRVGRSDKLAFAYFFHPRNVNSKVLERLYAIKSYVGPGSGLKIAMKDMEIRGIGAIFGLEQHGYINDVGLTYYLELLNEAILESKGQVVNRIDTEIEGIPGSIVIPEFYIYDPFERMRFYRRIASASNLEEILDIRDELVDRFGKLPDSVSNLIKYSILRILLWKEQVKKAIIGDSNIVVQFKEGFFKPLSQRYIYNEKEKSYIFFLEVDELLESIHLTDVKR